One Mus musculus strain C57BL/6J chromosome Y, GRCm38.p6 C57BL/6J DNA segment encodes these proteins:
- the Gm21678 gene encoding Y-linked testis-specific protein 1-like, with product MSSLMKKRRRKSSSNTLRHIVGCRISHSWKEGNEPVTQWKAIVLDQLPTNPSLYLVKYDGIDSIYGLELYSDDRILNLKVLPPIVVFPQVRDAHLARALVGRAVQHKFEGKDGSEVNWRGVVLAQVPIMKDLFYITYKKDPALYAYQLLDDYKEGNLHMIPDTPPAEERSGDDSDVLIGNWVEYTRKDGSKKFGKVVYQVLANPSVYFIKFHGDIHIYVYTMVPKILEVEKS from the coding sequence atgtcatccctcatgaagaagaggaggaggaagtcttcttccaacaccctgaggcatattgtcggctgcagaatttctcacagttggaaggaaggtaatgagcctgtcacccaatggaaggccatagttctagatcaactgccaacaaacccttcgctttacttggtgaagtatgatggaattgacagcatctacggattggagctctacagtgatgacaggattttaaaccttaaggttttgcctcccatagtagtatttcctcaggtgagggatgcccacctcgccagagccctggttggcagagcggtacaacacaaatttgaggggaaagatggctctgaggtcaactggaggggggtggtgctagcccaggtgccaatcatgaaggatttgttttacattacctacaagaaggatccagctctctatgcttatcagctcctggatgactacaaggaaggtaacctccacatgattccagacactcctccggctgaggagagatcaggagatgacagtgatgtgttgattgGTAACTGGGTggagtacaccagaaaagatggttccaaaaagttcggaaaggttgtttaccaagttctagccaatccttccgtgtactttatcaagtttcatggtgacatccatatctatgtctatactatggtgccaaagattcttgaagttgaaaaatcataa